The sequence below is a genomic window from Paenibacillus silvisoli.
TGTACACGTAGAAGCTTGTGTAGAAATGCGGGATGCGCGCCCATTCCATTTCGATGTCTTGATCGATGACCATGCCTTCGCCGTAGTAGAGCTTGTTCAGGTCGTAGTAGATTTTGCTGAATTCCTGCGGCGTCAGCGAATCGCCGGCTTCCGCGCGTTCGTGAATGATTTTCTCGAACTCGGCGAACATCGTCTGACGGAACACCGTCGTGCGGAACTGGTCGGCGTAGTAGGTCAGCAGGTACATTTTTTCCTTCGGATCGGTCGACTTCTTCAGCATGTAATCCATCAGGAGCGCTTCGTTGAGCGTCGAGGCTACCTCGGCCAGGAAGATCGTATACTGCGCGTCGCGGTAATCCTGCGTATTGTCGGAATAGTAGGAGTGAAGCGCATGGCCCATCTCATGAGTCAGCGTGAACATGCTGTTCAAGTTATCCTTATGGTTGAGCAGCACGTACGGATGCGTGCCGTAAGCGCCCCAGCTGTAAGCGCCGCTGCGTTTGCCTTCGTTCTCGTAAACGTCGATCCAGCCTTTGTCGAAGCCATCCTGCAGGACGGTCAAGTAATCCTCGCCGAGCGGCTTCAAGCTTTCCTTGACGGTTTTCTTCGCGTCCTCGTACGTGATGTCCATCTTGAACTCGTCGACAAGCGGCGCGAACAAGTCGTACATGTGCAGCTCATCGACCTTCAGCAGCTTTTTGCGCAGCGCCATGTAACGGTGCATGAGCGGAAGATGCTTGTGGATCGTGCCGATCAGGTTCGAATACACTTCCTTCGGAATGTTGTCGCCATAGAGCGACATTTCCAGCACGGAAGGGTACTTGCGCGCGCGCGAATAAAAGACGTTTTTCGTGACGTTGGCGCTCAGCGTGGAAGCGATCGTATTTTTAAGCTTCCCGTATGTCGCGTACATCGCTTTAAAGGCGCCTTCGCGCACCTCGCGGTTTTTGCTCTCCAGGAACTGTATGTAGCGTCCGTGCGACAGCTCGACCTCTTCGCCGTTCTCGTCCTTCACCTTCGGGAATTTCAAGTCGGCGTTGTTCAGCATGTTGAAAATCGTGCCCGGCGCTTGGCTGATATTGCCGACCTGCGCAAGCAGCGCTTCCTCGGACTTCGAGAGCACATGCGCTTTCTGGCGCTTCATTTCTTCGAGCGTTTGGCGGTATTTCGCCAAAGACTCGTTATTGATCATCGCTTCGAGCGCTTCGTCCGACAGGCTCAGCACTTCCGGCGTAATAAAGGACAACGCTTCGCCCGTTTCAACGCTCAGCTTCTTCGACTTGTCGGAGAGCGCCTGGAACGTCGGCTCCGCCGTATCCTCGTGATGCTTCATATTCGCGTACACATAGAGTCGTTCTACTTTGAGCGAAAGCTCGTCCTCAAGCTCGAAGCAAGCTTTAAGCTGCGCCGGATCGGCCAATTTGCCTTGGTAGGCTTCGACCTTCTTCATTTCCTCTTTCGCTTGCGCGTATTCCTTGTCCCATGCGGATTGATCCGCGAAAATATCTTCCAGCTGCCAACGGTGCTCAGCTGCCGTTTCGGAACGCTTTGGTACTTGGCTCATAGGAACCCTCCTCGCAAGATGGTTGGTAGATGTGGCGGAATCTGCACTATGGGGCGCCGCGTGCCGCAAGTGGGATGCGCTTGTCTGCAGCATAGCGAGCGATAATAGAATCGGCAGCCATTTCACGCTAGAAGTTCCTCCCCGAAAGGTAGTCACTCTAGTTTGGCCCGGCGGTCAATCCGTTATGTCCCCATTGTTGTCAAACTGTACACAATCAGGAAAAAGGCAAAAGCAATGAAGACGATCGCTGCGATGGCAAGACCTCTTCTCATGCTCGCGGGGATGTTATTCCGCTGCATAATCAGGATGATCCCGAGCGAAAATGCCGCAATGATGAAAATAATCGTCGATGTAGGTTCCACTAAGGCGTTGGCTCCCCTCCGCACAACCTATGCAGGTTGGTACTTGGATATGTTTCGATGTGCAGGATGAATTTTCCTCCTGCCTGCAGCCTTGATTTTAAACGGAGCGAAACGCTTCCATGATGGCTTGCAGCTCTTCTTCGCGGCCAACGAAATCTTGCGGACGGAACCGGTTCTCCGCCCAATGAAGCATTTCGGGGCGGCTGACGAACGTGTGGCATTCTTCGCCCCACTGGTCGTTGATTTCGCGAACGATCAACGTTTTGCCTTGGATCTCGACGTTCAGCATATTGTATTTATCCGTTTTATAAATTTGTACCTTCTTAAACATAAGGACCATCCTCTCTGAAATAAGCGTGCTGCTTCCTCTCATGATAGCCATAAAATGGGGTAGAAATCAAATGTTTTGCGTGGTAGAATATGGCATCAGCCCTAGTGTTGACCGCAAGCGGAGACGATTTTGAGAAGGCTAGTCAGTTGAGAAGAGATGAGACGAGACGAGGAGAGGTTGCGAATGAGTAAAGGGTATCCGCAAGTTGGAGTGAGCGTTACCTGCAGAAGCTTCGAAGAGTATGTGTTGATGTTTGATTTAGAGCAGAAGGATTTGGCTGCCTGCGGCAGCATGCTGGACATTGCCGCCGGCGCGTCATCGTTCACCGCCGAGGCCCATGGGCGCGGATTGGATGCGTATGCCGTCGACCCTCGATATGAGCTGGCGCCTAAGCAGCTGATCGGAGACGCCGGCGAGGAGATTGCCGTATCGACAGCTAAGCTGGCACAGCTGAGCGACCGGTTTGATTTTAGCTACTATGGAGATTTGGACCGTCACCGTGCGGGCAGGGAGGCATCGCTTGCCAAATTCGCATCGCATTACGGTGCGGCCGAAGTGCGGGAGAATCGTTACCGGTCAGGAACGCTTCCTAATCTGCCTTTCGAAGACAATCGGTTCGGTCTCGTGCTGTGCAGTCATTTCCTATTCCTATATGAAGAGCAGTTCGATTACGATTTTCACTTGGCGGCGGTGCTCGACATGATGCGCGTCTGCAAGCCGGGCGGCAGCGTGCGCATCTATCCGCTGATATCGCTGAAATGGGAGCCATACGCCCATTTGGAGCAGCTGCTCGAAGCGGTACGGGCAGAAGGGGCGGAGGCAGGCTGTTTCCGGTCCAAGCTGCCATTTATTCCTGGATCAGAGCTTGGTCTTTTTGTCAATGTTTAATTGCAAAAATCTCCCACGGCGTATATAATAAAGCAAGTCGCCCGGTTTTACGGTTGCGCTTCATTTTAGGAGGTTGTTCATTTGAAAGGAACAGTTAAGTGGTTTAACGCAGAGAAAGGCTATGGCTTCATTCAAGTAGAGAACGGCGAGGATGTATTCGTTCATTATTCCGCCATCCTTGGCGAAGGCTTCAAAACATTGGATGAAGGTCAATCCGTAGAATTCGACATTACGCAGGGCAACCGCGGACCGCAAGCGGCTAACGTTACCAAGCTGTAAGCTGCAGCTTCCGTCACGGAAGCTTCATCATAATAAGCAATCATCTAGTACCCCGACAATCCGTTGTCGGGGTTTTTTATGAAATGAACCGCTGGGAGGGGACGGCGTGGAGGCTGCAAGGCTGCATCATCAGACCATCTACATCGAACGGGAACGGAACGAGCTGGTCGCCAGACGGTTGAGCGCGGAGCAGATCAACGCTGTCTTCGAGGGGAAGTATCGCATTTTTTCGCGTGAAAAGGGTTCGTTTCAGTGCGGCTGCTGCGGCGAGCGGGTCGTCATGGTGCTGTATCAGGACAAGGCGATCTTTCGTCACTACAGCAGCGAGCGCTGCGCGGGCGAACGGAACTATGCCACTTATTTGGCCGGACGCGAGACGCAGCGCGAGACGGCTATTAAGCAGTCGGCCGGTAAAGAAGCGCTGCACCTTGCGTTCATGCAGGCGAACCGAAGCGGTCATTATCGGGTGGAAGAGGGCTACCTGTTCAAGAAAGAGCTGAAGGCTGTGCCGGATTTTATCGTGACTTTTCAGGACGGCGAGCAATGGGCGATCGACTATATCGTCACGCTGCGCGGAGACAACGCCTTTCGCAAACGAATCGATAACCGGCTGCGCGGTTACCGCGAACACGGGTTGCAGCCGTTGTTTTTGATCGACGCCGGCTATATGGCTTTACAGGGGGAGCGGAGTATATCCTTCAATCATTCCGAATCCAGAATGGTCGTCCCGAAAAACGACTACAGCCGTGCTTGGGAAACGTACATAGCCGGTCAGCAGCTGGACTGGGAGTTGTTCGAACGTTATTTCGGGACGAAGGATGTCAGCGTGCAGTCGCTGCTCTATATGGATGTGGAGAAGGGGATGGGGCAGCTGACCCGTTTCCTGCAGCTTTCCGACAAGTGGGGAGAGCTGCTGTTTGCCCCCTGCGAAATGCCGCTCGACCAGCTGCTCGCCGTGGATGAGAAGCTGCTGCGGGAGTCGGGCCGGTATAGCTTCAGTCTGTTCTCGGATGAGGAGCCTTTTCTGCTGCATGATTTTACGGACGAGCTGGAGGTGCGATTGCGGCGGTTCGAGGAAGAGAACGAGCGTCGTGCCATGGAGCAGGAGGCCGCGCGGCGCGCAAGACCTTCGAAGGTTGTAAAGCCGGTATACGAAGAAATCGATAAGCTGCATGAGCTGCTGCTGCGCTGCCAAGCGTCTCCGAACCGGCCCTTGTATCCATCGCTTGAGCCGAATCTCGCCAAAGCCGAGGCTTTGATCGCGCTCTATCTGGAGGGCGGCGAGGAGGCGGAAGCCTGCTACAAGAGCGCCTTCAGTATTCTGATGAATATTAGCTACCCGCTGCTTGGGGAGTAAACGCAAGCGCGCATAAACAAGTAACCCCCTTTGCCGTAGCGGCAAAAGGGGTTATTTTATTTCGCAGACACTTTGCTTCTAGCCATCCTGATTCCGGTAATACTTGAACCAAAATGCGGCGGATGCGATGAGCGCCAGCGCCGTAGCGAGATGGAAGAAGGCGGTTTTGCCGAAATGCTCGTAGACGGCGCCTCCGGCCGTTCCGCTAATCGCGCCGGCAATGCCGCTCCATACGATCGCATAGACCGCTTGTCCGGAGGAGCGGAACTCATCGGGAATGATGCGGGACAAATAGCGCAGCGCCGTAACCATATAGATACCGAACGTTATGCTGTGCATGGCTTGAATCGGAATGATCCAGCCCGGCGACGAAATTTCGCCGATCAGCCAGAACCGCAGCGCGTACATGAGGCTTGCGATGGCGAGCAGCGGGAGCTCTTTGAATTTATGCCCGTATTTGCCGAGCAGATAGAGAACCGGAATTTCGCTGATGGCCGAAATCATCCACGCAATGCCGACGAGCGAATCGTCGGCGCCAAGCTCGCGCATCGTCACGACGAGGAAGCCTTCATACATCCGGTGCGCGATCGAGACGACCAGAACGATGGCGAAATACGTGAGAATGCTCGGCTGCCGAATGATTTTCAGGAAGCCGACGAAGTCGACTTTTCGTTTAGGCCCTTGATAATCCTTAAGCGTGAACGACAATAGCAGCGCCAATCCGATCGAACAAATCGCCAGCGGGATCGTTGCCGCAGACCCCGTCCATTTCAGCAGCTGACCGACCAGGAACGCCGAGAATGCGAAGCCGAGCGATCCGAATACGCGTATCAGCGCGTATGGTTTCGACGTGAATTGGCTGGACAGGAGGATCAGGCTGTCGCTAAGCGGATTGACCGGCATCTGGAAGAAGTAGAAAGCCAGCATGATGACGCAGACGATGACGAACGCATCCGTCGTGAACAGCAGCGATACCATGACGAGCTGCCCGAACATAAGCAAGGTCATGATCTTCTTGATCGTCCGGTATTTGTCGCTGGCCGTACCGAAGATAATGTTAGCGAAGATCGAGATGAACGGCCCGGTCGAGTAAATGATGCCGATCTGGCCGGCCGAATACCCGCGGTCCAGAAAATAAAGCGGGAAATAAGAGACGACGATCGCCTGCGTCGTATAAATGACGTACATAAAAAGCCGAAGCATGAACACTTCGCGCGCAACCGAGGACGGCTTGGCTGCGGCTTGTGCGGCATCTTCGGCGGAAGAAGCTTGTATCGCTTGTCGTAATGAGCCCATGATGAATTTCACTCCGTATCTGAAGCTGCTGTTTCCGCAGTTGCTTGATGTGATATGAATTTAGTCCCGTGCCCGATTCTTCGAATGGCAATCGCAACGAACAAACACTCCGCCGCCACGCCGATGGATTGCGACCACGCTCCGATCGCGCCGTTCCAGCCTGGCGTGAACCAAATGCAGAGCGCCGCGGTCGTCAGCGTGAACAGCAGGTTGGCCGATTGCGAACCGACGATGACGCGGGTTTGACCGCGCACCATAATGATGCCGTTGCCGACGTCTAGCCATGGAAGCGCGAGCGCCAGCAGAACGAACGGCTGCATGGCCCGAATCGTTTCCGCTTTGAGCTTGCCTTCGACGCCCATCACGTGGCCGACAACGAATTCACCCGCTGGCGTGAATGCCAGTATGCAGACGAGCACGGTCGGAATGAAGCCGAGCAGCAGCGTGAATTTTCGCACGGTCTCGGGGTCGGTTTTATAGAAATTCAGGACGATTTGATGAAAATAGGTGAAGAAGCTGAGCGTCAGCTGCACCAGACTGGCGGCCAGCGCGAAGGAAGCGATCGACAGCGCGGCATCGCTTGTTTTGCCCAGCAGCGCATTGATGGACGGCCCGATCCATACGGCGATTAACGTTGACAGCAGCATCGGCCGATAAAACGAGAAGACTTGTCTGCCGCTGCGGACCGTATGTCCTTCTTCGCGCTCCGGCATGCGTCTGACGAGCGACGAGCCTTCCAAGTAGCTGACGAGCGCTTCGATCATCATGCCGGACAGGAAGATGATCGCGCCGACCGTTCCGCTATTTACGCCCACATGCATAAAGTAGAGGGAGAGGCCATACATGCCGAGCAGCCGCAGCACCATGCCGATCGTCAGCCATTTCGTGCGCATATTATAGATGATGACGCCATGATAGAGGCAGCGAATGCCCGAAAAAATACTGACGAACATAAGAATCTGATAGACGTTCACGATGTCCGGCACGAGCGCGTCCTCCGCGCCGAACAGACCGCCGAATATCCACCTGCCGAGCGGCGTATAGCAAATGATCATGCCAAGCAGCAGGATCGAGGCGAATACGAGCTGCCCGACCCGCAGCATGGCGCGAAACGACCGCTTGTCGCGAACGAGCGCCGAGCAGGTTTGGCGGAGCAGGACGGCCGGTCTCTCCGTGATGATCAATAGACTCATCGCGATCGCGTAGCTGGCGATGACGACCTTCTGATTCGCGGCATGCGTCAGCGTGCTGTTAATGATGACATGCGATATCGTTACGAGAGAAGCCGAAAGGCCGAGCGGCAAAAAAAAACGCCATAGCTGTCCCATGGACACCGAGCCAGGCTGTTTCCTCATAGAGCATTCGATCTCCTTGTAAACATTATGTAAACAAGTATAGCATATGGGGAACAAGTTTTCGCGCTGGATTTACACTCTATGAAATGGTACATTAGTGGATGGAGGTTTTGAGACGTGAACCATTATTTTACGTGGAACGACCGGCTTGGAATCCCGCTGCCGTTACTGGAGCAGGACTGGGAGATGTACAGTCAGGCGGACCGTACGGCGATCGTGACCGAATGGGAGATTATTCGCGGGACGATTCCGGATCGCGTCTTCGCCTTTGAAGCTGACATCAACAGAAAGCAAGCCCAGCTGTTCGAGGAAGAGAGCTTTGAACGCTCGTGTACCCTTAACTCCGATATCGCCGAATTGGCGAGCCGGATTAATGATTTACATATTTGGTACCGCATGAATCAAGAGATTGAAATGAAGCGCCATTCCTAGCTGGATTGGAGTGGAAGAAGGAGGGCGCACACGATGCAGTTGCCAGCTTTGGCCCGCCAAATGCCCAAAACGCCTATTCATTTGATGTACCGCGTTTATAAATACGTACTGCCCGAAGTCAGGGCGGAGCTCGCGAGGCTTCGCGCCATCGCCGTGCGCATCCCTGACGAAGAACTGCGGACGCAAGCGCTTGCGAGCATGACGAGCAAGCAGTTTCACTGCGAAGGCGGAGGCATTTACGCTGCGGCTAACTTGAACGCAAGACATCTGTTAGTACCGCTGATCGTCGCTTTGCAGACGATCAGCGATTACTTGGACAACCTGTGCGATCGCAGCACGTCGCTCGATCCGGAGGATTTCCGCCTGCTCCATCAGTCGATGCTGGATGCGGTCGATCCGAACGCGCCGCTGCGCGACTATTACGCGCTTCGCGCGGAGCGGGAGGACGGCGGCTATTTGCACGAGCTTGTCCGCACCTGTCAAGCCTCCATCAGGCAGCTGCCGTCCTATGCGGCGGTACAGCCTTACGTGACGGAGCTGGTCGGCCTCTATGCCGATCTGCAGGTTCACAAGCATATCGTCAAGCATGAGCGCGAACCGGCGCTGCTCGCTTGGTGGGAACAACATCGCAGCGGCGTACCGCATCTGAAGTGGAATGAGTTTGCGGCCGCAACGGGGTCGACGCTCGGCATGTTTATGCTGTTTCTTGCCGCTTCCGACGAGGCTTGCGGCAGTCATGAAGCGCTGCGCATACGCAATAACTATTTCCCTCACATATGCGGCCTTCATATTATGCTGGATTATTTAATCGACCAAGAAGAGGACCGGGTAGGCGGAGACTTAAACTTCTGCAACTACTACTCCAGTCAAAGCGAGCTCATCGAGCG
It includes:
- a CDS encoding MFS transporter — encoded protein: MGSLRQAIQASSAEDAAQAAAKPSSVAREVFMLRLFMYVIYTTQAIVVSYFPLYFLDRGYSAGQIGIIYSTGPFISIFANIIFGTASDKYRTIKKIMTLLMFGQLVMVSLLFTTDAFVIVCVIMLAFYFFQMPVNPLSDSLILLSSQFTSKPYALIRVFGSLGFAFSAFLVGQLLKWTGSAATIPLAICSIGLALLLSFTLKDYQGPKRKVDFVGFLKIIRQPSILTYFAIVLVVSIAHRMYEGFLVVTMRELGADDSLVGIAWMISAISEIPVLYLLGKYGHKFKELPLLAIASLMYALRFWLIGEISSPGWIIPIQAMHSITFGIYMVTALRYLSRIIPDEFRSSGQAVYAIVWSGIAGAISGTAGGAVYEHFGKTAFFHLATALALIASAAFWFKYYRNQDG
- a CDS encoding class I SAM-dependent methyltransferase; this encodes MSKGYPQVGVSVTCRSFEEYVLMFDLEQKDLAACGSMLDIAAGASSFTAEAHGRGLDAYAVDPRYELAPKQLIGDAGEEIAVSTAKLAQLSDRFDFSYYGDLDRHRAGREASLAKFASHYGAAEVRENRYRSGTLPNLPFEDNRFGLVLCSHFLFLYEEQFDYDFHLAAVLDMMRVCKPGGSVRIYPLISLKWEPYAHLEQLLEAVRAEGAEAGCFRSKLPFIPGSELGLFVNV
- a CDS encoding multi antimicrobial extrusion protein MatE, which encodes MRKQPGSVSMGQLWRFFLPLGLSASLVTISHVIINSTLTHAANQKVVIASYAIAMSLLIITERPAVLLRQTCSALVRDKRSFRAMLRVGQLVFASILLLGMIICYTPLGRWIFGGLFGAEDALVPDIVNVYQILMFVSIFSGIRCLYHGVIIYNMRTKWLTIGMVLRLLGMYGLSLYFMHVGVNSGTVGAIIFLSGMMIEALVSYLEGSSLVRRMPEREEGHTVRSGRQVFSFYRPMLLSTLIAVWIGPSINALLGKTSDAALSIASFALAASLVQLTLSFFTYFHQIVLNFYKTDPETVRKFTLLLGFIPTVLVCILAFTPAGEFVVGHVMGVEGKLKAETIRAMQPFVLLALALPWLDVGNGIIMVRGQTRVIVGSQSANLLFTLTTAALCIWFTPGWNGAIGAWSQSIGVAAECLFVAIAIRRIGHGTKFISHQATAETAASDTE
- a CDS encoding tetraprenyl-beta-curcumene synthase family protein translates to MQLPALARQMPKTPIHLMYRVYKYVLPEVRAELARLRAIAVRIPDEELRTQALASMTSKQFHCEGGGIYAAANLNARHLLVPLIVALQTISDYLDNLCDRSTSLDPEDFRLLHQSMLDAVDPNAPLRDYYALRAEREDGGYLHELVRTCQASIRQLPSYAAVQPYVTELVGLYADLQVHKHIVKHEREPALLAWWEQHRSGVPHLKWNEFAAATGSTLGMFMLFLAASDEACGSHEALRIRNNYFPHICGLHIMLDYLIDQEEDRVGGDLNFCNYYSSQSELIERIGDIVEQAREDASRLPAPKFHRMVIEGLLALYLSDPKVKGQQDVQRVSKRLMRRSPLTRLFFWGNSVVIRLRQA
- the pepF gene encoding oligoendopeptidase F; this encodes MSQVPKRSETAAEHRWQLEDIFADQSAWDKEYAQAKEEMKKVEAYQGKLADPAQLKACFELEDELSLKVERLYVYANMKHHEDTAEPTFQALSDKSKKLSVETGEALSFITPEVLSLSDEALEAMINNESLAKYRQTLEEMKRQKAHVLSKSEEALLAQVGNISQAPGTIFNMLNNADLKFPKVKDENGEEVELSHGRYIQFLESKNREVREGAFKAMYATYGKLKNTIASTLSANVTKNVFYSRARKYPSVLEMSLYGDNIPKEVYSNLIGTIHKHLPLMHRYMALRKKLLKVDELHMYDLFAPLVDEFKMDITYEDAKKTVKESLKPLGEDYLTVLQDGFDKGWIDVYENEGKRSGAYSWGAYGTHPYVLLNHKDNLNSMFTLTHEMGHALHSYYSDNTQDYRDAQYTIFLAEVASTLNEALLMDYMLKKSTDPKEKMYLLTYYADQFRTTVFRQTMFAEFEKIIHERAEAGDSLTPQEFSKIYYDLNKLYYGEGMVIDQDIEMEWARIPHFYTSFYVYKYATGFSAATSFSKQILDEGAPAVERYLGFLKSGGSDYSINILKKAGVDMSSPEPIEQAMSVFEELIEQMEQLTS
- a CDS encoding cold shock domain-containing protein, translating into MKGTVKWFNAEKGYGFIQVENGEDVFVHYSAILGEGFKTLDEGQSVEFDITQGNRGPQAANVTKL